One window from the genome of Acidobacteriota bacterium encodes:
- a CDS encoding DUF503 domain-containing protein, whose translation MPIVFCSLEIYLPYSRSLKEKRNVVRKTADRLRSRLNFSVAEIDYQNLHRRARLGAVSVGPDRVTLERVSNRLIRESEKILGGDLVDYHVEIFDHD comes from the coding sequence ATGCCCATCGTTTTCTGTTCGCTTGAGATTTACCTCCCCTACAGCCGGTCTCTGAAGGAGAAGCGCAACGTGGTCCGCAAGACGGCGGACCGCCTGCGTTCCCGGCTCAACTTCTCCGTGGCCGAGATCGACTACCAGAATCTGCACCGGAGGGCCCGGCTCGGAGCGGTCTCGGTGGGACCCGACCGGGTGACTCTGGAACGCGTTTCCAATCGGCTCATTCGGGAGAGCGAGAAGATTCTGGGAGGGGATCTGGTGGACTACCACGTCGAAATCTTCGATCATGACTGA